From Nitrospira sp.:
CCGCTCAAACCGCCCCAGTAATCCGGTTCGGGGCAGATCCGCACGCCGTACTGGAAACGCGGAGGCTTCACAGTAAGCCCCAGCCGATGGTTGCCGATTTCGATATAGGGCCCGACTTGTTGCGCCCAATTTCGCGGCACCCCGCCGCCGATCGTAAAAATCCCGATCTTCTTGGCGGACAAAATCTGACCGGCATAGCTATTGAGGTCCAGATAGGGATTAAAGGACGGGAGTGACTGATGGAGACTGCGCAGCACCGTCAGATCGTCTCCGGGCTTGGCGTGAGAACGGGCCTGGTCAATCGCTCTGCCCATGGCCCAGGTCCCCACATCCAATCCCATTTCCGAATCGGTAAAGGCAGGGATATAGACCGGCACCTTCTTCAGATAGGCGCTCTTCAGAATCCCGTCTCCTTCATACTCTTCAGCCAACGTCTTACCCAACTCACGGGTCAGAATTTCAGAAGAGAGCGGCGTATCATAATTCACGCGCTTCAGTGTCTGCGAGACCACCTGCTCGACATAATTGAGATTGGATTCCATCTCCAACGTATCGTAGACGCGATTGTAGCCCTTCTCGAATAGTTCCTCATCGGACACCGCCGGATTGACACGATAATGTGTCTTTCCGATCGACTCGCTCAGGCCATGCGCGATCAGCGCGCCGGTGGAAATAATACAGTGGACCATACCGCGATCGACCATCGTGCTGATGATCTTGCCCATCTTGGCGATGGTCATGGCCCCGGAGAGCGTCAATACCACCTTGCAGTCGGCATCCTCGATCATCGCATTGAGGACTTCGAACGCTTCGCCCAACCGCCGGCCGCCGAATGCTGTCTTGCCCATGGCAACCAGCAGCTCGTTGAACGAACCGATTTTGTCCGGGTCGAGCGGTTCCAGGGCTTCTAAGCCGTCTTTCCCGCCGTCATGAAATTCACGTGTCGCCATAACCCATCACCGTCCAAGAATATGATTACAAAAGGCGCATTCCTTATACACAACCGGCGCTAGAGGCGTCAACGAAGCGAATCGCATGTCGACAGCGATCTTGGAGCTGAAACATGGACACCGTCGTGCTCATACAGCACCTGTGTCGTAGCGCGAGAAGAAACGACACCGCTCCAGATCAATCGAATGGAGTTCGCATATTAGGTGGAACACCCCACTACACTTCATGAGCGTGAAGTACCAGCTACGGAGAAAGCCCACTATTCCCATGCGGCACGAGCTTTGGGTGCCGGGGCTGCGACCGTGGTGAGATGCAGCCAGAGATTGGTGAGTGATGATTTATAGAGAGGGAAAGGGGTATTCTGAGGCGGCAATAGCTGAGTGGAAACTTAGCCTTTGTTCAGTTGTCTTGGATGAAGCAGGCAGAGAAGACCACGACCTTTGATAAATGTATGAATTCAAAAACCGCCCTTCCTTCTCTGTCCCGCCCTGGCTGCGTGCCTCTTGAATCTATAACTCTGGAAAATCTCAGCTCATGAAGAATTTCGATGCCTTCA
This genomic window contains:
- a CDS encoding deoxyhypusine synthase family protein; its protein translation is MATREFHDGGKDGLEALEPLDPDKIGSFNELLVAMGKTAFGGRRLGEAFEVLNAMIEDADCKVVLTLSGAMTIAKMGKIISTMVDRGMVHCIISTGALIAHGLSESIGKTHYRVNPAVSDEELFEKGYNRVYDTLEMESNLNYVEQVVSQTLKRVNYDTPLSSEILTRELGKTLAEEYEGDGILKSAYLKKVPVYIPAFTDSEMGLDVGTWAMGRAIDQARSHAKPGDDLTVLRSLHQSLPSFNPYLDLNSYAGQILSAKKIGIFTIGGGVPRNWAQQVGPYIEIGNHRLGLTVKPPRFQYGVRICPEPDYWGGLSGCTYQEGISWGKFVPPVDGGRFAEVLSDATVVWPLLMMGLLERQREREKRPS